The following are from one region of the Arachis duranensis cultivar V14167 chromosome 10, aradu.V14167.gnm2.J7QH, whole genome shotgun sequence genome:
- the LOC107470154 gene encoding uncharacterized protein LOC107470154, with protein sequence MEGGRRITVSPRPCCGRRIVAKKRPRRGGTVDGFVNSVKKLQRREISSKRDRAFSMSDAQERFRNIRLQEEYDTHDPKGPSSVVLPFLRRRSKIIEIVAARDIVFALAQSGVCAAFSRETNQRICFLNVSPDEVIRSLFYNKNNDSLITVSVYASDSYSSLKCRSTRIEYIRRGKPDAGFALFESESLKWPGFVEFDDVNGKVLTYSAQDSIYKVFDLKNYTMLYSISDKNVQEIKISPGIMLLIFAKTSSHVPLKILSIEDGTVLKSFNHLLCRNKKVDFIEQFNEKLLVKQENENLQILDVRTFDLTEVSRSEFMTPSAFIFLYENQLFLTFRNRTVAVWNFRGELVTSFEDHLLWHPDCNTNNIYITSDQDLIISYCKADSEDSLTEGNAGSINVSNILTGKCLAKIRASNSFPIENECSCGDDCSGSRCNSKKRKHSSKIRSTVAEALEDITALFYDEERNEIYTGNRHGLVHVWSN encoded by the exons ATGGAAGGTGGGAGGAGGATTACGGTGAGTCCAAGACCATGCTGTGGGCGGAGAATCGTCGCAAAGAAGAGGCCGCGTCGTGGTGGGACGGTGGATGGGTTCGTAAACAGCGTTAAGAAGCTTCAGAGACGCGAAATCAGCTCCAAACGTGATCGCGCTTTCAGCATGAGCGATGCTCAGGAGAGGTTTCGGAATATCCGCTTGCAG GAAGAATATGATACACATGACCCAAAAGGTCCTTCGTCTGTGGTATTGCCCTTTCTAAGGAGAAGATCCAAGATTATTGAGATAGTAGCAGCACGGgatattgtttttgctcttgcACAGTCTGGTGTTTGTGCAGCATTTAGCCGAG AGACCAATCAAAGGATATGTTTCTTGAATGTCAGCCCTGACGAAGTTATAAGAAGTCTGTTCTACAACAAAAACAATGACTCGCTTATCACAGTATCTGTCTATGCATCTGACAGTTACAGTTCTTTGAAATGCAGAAGCACAAGGATAGA ATACATCAGGAGGGGTAAGCCAGATGCTGGCTTTGCTCTTTTTGAATCGGAGTCTTTGAAGTGGCCAGgttttgttgaatttgatgatgtaaaTGGGAAGGTACTCACATACTCTGCACAAGATAG CATATACAAGGTATTTGACCTTAAAAACTATACAATGTTGTACTCCATTTCGGATAAAAATGTCCAAGAGATTAAGATCAG TCCGGGGATCATGTTGTTGATTTTTGCTAAAACAAGTAGCCATGTCCCGCTGAAAATTCTCTCAATAGAAGATGGTACTGTCTTGAAATCGTTCAACCATCTCCTTTGTCGGAATAAGAAGGTGGATTTTATTGAGCAGTTCAATGAAAAGCTACTTGTCAAGCAAGAAAATGAGAACCTTCAGATTCTTGAT GTGAGGACTTTCGATCTAACAGAAGTTAGCAGAAGTGAATTTATGACACCATCTGCCTTTATCTTTCTCTACGAGAATCAACTATTCTTGACATTTCGAAATAGGACTGTGGCTGTGTGGAACTTCCGTGGTGAGCTTGTTACTTCTTTCGAGGATCACCTCTTGTGGCATCCTGACTGCAAtacaaacaatatatatataacgaGTGATCAGGATCTCATCATATCCTACTGCAAAGCTGATTCTGAAGATTCATTGACCGAAGGAAATG CAGGCTCCATCAATGTTAGCAACATCTTAACTGGCAAGTGCCTTGCCAAAATAAGAGCAAGCAATAGCTTCCCAATTGAGAATGAATGCAGTTGCGGTGATGATTGTTCGGGTAGCCGTTGTAACTCAAAGAAGCGAAAGCATTCCTCCAAAATTAGGAGCACAGTTGCAGAGGCCTTGGAAGATATTACTGCCCTCTTCTACGACGAAGAGCGCAATGAGATCTACACGGGCAATAGGCATGGTCTAGTTCATGTCTGGTCTAACTGA